The Microbispora sp. ZYX-F-249 genome window below encodes:
- a CDS encoding SDR family NAD(P)-dependent oxidoreductase produces the protein MTTTLITGGNRGLGHEIARRLIQAGQTVWIGNRDAGKGRKAADQLGAGFVQMDVTDDASVGAAVETLRARVGHLDILVNNAGILGEVTAPEDMTADQIRHVYETNVFGLVRVTHAFLPLLRKAAAPSVVNVTSGMGSFTLTHDPERVESQYPLAAYGSSKTAVTMLTMQYARTIPDVRFNAVDPGQTATEFTGYIGQSVAEGAEAAVRIATLGPDTPTGTVTDRTGVLPW, from the coding sequence ATGACCACCACATTGATCACCGGCGGCAACAGGGGCCTCGGCCACGAGATCGCGCGCCGACTCATCCAGGCGGGCCAGACGGTCTGGATCGGAAACCGGGACGCCGGGAAGGGACGCAAGGCCGCCGACCAGCTCGGCGCCGGCTTCGTCCAGATGGACGTGACCGACGACGCGTCGGTCGGCGCGGCGGTCGAGACGCTGCGCGCGCGGGTCGGCCACCTGGACATTCTCGTCAACAACGCCGGGATCCTCGGCGAAGTGACCGCACCCGAGGACATGACGGCCGACCAGATCCGCCACGTCTACGAAACCAACGTCTTCGGCCTGGTGCGCGTCACGCACGCGTTCCTGCCCCTGCTGCGGAAGGCAGCCGCCCCGTCCGTCGTCAACGTCACCAGCGGTATGGGGTCGTTCACGCTGACCCACGACCCGGAGCGGGTCGAGTCGCAGTATCCGCTCGCCGCCTACGGCTCGTCGAAGACCGCGGTCACCATGCTGACCATGCAGTACGCCAGGACGATCCCCGACGTCCGCTTCAACGCGGTGGACCCCGGCCAGACCGCCACCGAGTTCACCGGCTACATCGGGCAGAGCGTCGCGGAGGGCGCGGAGGCGGCGGTGCGTATCGCCACCCTGGGGCCCGACACGCCCACCGGCACGGTGACCGACCGCACCGGCGTACTCCCCTGGTGA